The genomic window TTCATTAATGAATTGAAAAAAGCAGAACCAGAACAGTATTTTTATCCAGATTCAGATATCCATATTACGGTAATGTCGATTATTTCTTGTTCGGATAAATTTACATTAAATCAGATCTCACCAAACGAATATATCGAAGTAATCTGCAGAAGTATGGTTGATGTTGAGAAAATAAAAATTCACTACAAAGGCATAACCGCTTCACCTTCGGCCATTATGATTCAGGGATTTCCAAGTGATGAAACGTTGAATAATTTACGAAACAGGCTTAGAGAGAATTTCAAAAATTCGGGATTACAGCAATCTATAGACAGCCGATATGAAATTTCAACAGCGCATTCTACCATAATGCGTTTTCAGGAAAAGCTTCATAATCCGAAAAAATTAATTGAAATTGCAGAGAAATTCCGCGATTATGATTTTGGAGAATTTGAAGTCAAAAATTTAGAATTGGTTTATAATGATTGGTATCAGCGTAAAAGTACAACGCGCGTTTTGGGTGATTTTGGATTGAGATGATTTTTTTTGCTTGCCACTAATTTCACAAATTTACGCGAATTTATCTACTCTATAATTTGAATAATAATTGGTGGAAATCGTGCAATTCGTGGCAAAAAATATTGCCTATTTAAACTTTCCAAAATGCCATAATACTCCAGCTGGATCATGAAGAAAACATTCGCTTCCCCAATCTAAATATTTTATCGGAGTTAATTTTGCTCCTTCATATTTCTCGGGAAGATTCAAAGCTAAAAGCTCTTGATAATAACGTTCAACATTGTCAACTTCTAGAAAAATCATCGTGTTTTCAATCCAGCTTTTATCATAATAATCTTGAAGATAAAAAGCGATTTCTCCTGTTTTAAAAACCGAAAAATTAGATTCTAAAACCGTTTCTTCAAATCCTAAATCGCGATAGAAGCTTCTTGATATTTCAAAATTTTTAGAACCTATAAATGGACGTATTGACTTAGCATTGTGATTCATATTTATGTTCTTTTGAAATTATTTCAAGCTTTATTGTCCCAAACCAATTTGTTTACGCAAATCAAGATTTAAATTATACTGTTCTTGAATTGGGATAATTTTTCTTGTGCTTTTATTGATATCAGTTCCTTCGGCTGTCCATAAAAATGGATAAAAATTAAAAACTTCATCGCCTTTTAATTTCGATACCTCCTCGCGCCATCCATTCCATCTATTCCCTTCATAGAATTTATCCAAGTCATTACTAAAACAAAAACCTAAAAACTCAGAGTATGTAATATCAAGCGGTTCATATTCTAAATTATCAGGCGAGAAATAATAGATCTTTCCAAGATCACTTCCTAATCCGCCTCCATTCAATAAATAAAAACCGCCAATGGCGTCATCAGCAATCAGCAGGAAACTTGGCGTTTCTCCAAACTCATTAAATGATTTTCCTTTATTCCAATCTGGTAACGTTCTATTAAATTTTGAACTTCCAGAACCTAAAATTCTAATCCAGCCATCGTCTATTAAAAGACCACCTGTCATAAAAATTACAGCTCCCATAGTTGACCTTGTTGTAACTTGGGTTTTATATAATGTCTCGCTTGCTCTCGCTTGATCAACTGGTAGAATCTCTACTTTATTTTTTGCGGTTTTAATCCACTCTTCCACAATTGGCCAGCCTGGATCGGCTTTATCAATAAGTTCTTTTGTGCTTTTCATCTTATTCTGTGAGCTTACTGTAAAAGTAATTGCTATCAATACAATTAATAGGAGTTTTTGTTTCATTTATTTGGTTTGCAGCTTTTAAAGATTGCCTAATTTTTCTTCAAAATACTTCCAATGCCTCGTCCAATCTGTTCTATAGCTTCAATTCCTTTTGCTAAAGGTGATGCAGTAAAATCTTCGTAAGCATCCATTGCGCTTTCTTTGCGATCGTCTTGCGGATAGACCAGTATCACATTATTGCTGTCAAAATATTTCTCGAATTTCTGTGGCAATTTATCAAAAATAGACTGATACGAAACAGAGCCTTTTCTAGAAAGGTTGAAGACAACTAAATCGGTTGGTTTTATTTCGTCTGAGATACTTTCAAAATCTTCCCAATCCGAAACATTTTTGAATCCTAATTTTGCATTTAGTTTTAAATTATTAGCAATCTGCTGAATGGTTTCGTGCGTTTTATATTCGGCATGAAGCACAATCGGAATGCTTAATTCTTGTGATAGACGGCATATTTTCTGAAGAAGCAAGTGAAAACCAACGCCTCTTTCAGAAAATGGAGGGCAGATAAAAACCAGTCTTTTTTCTTCAATAAAATTTTTCTGAAATCTACAGATAAACAAAGTCTTATCGACATTATTGATTATAGAATCTACATTTTCTCCAAAAATTTTATCAATAAATCCTGTCTTTCTTGGCCATCCTACAATCACAATATCAGACATAATTTCTTTTGAAGTTCTGGCAATTCCACTCGCAGGATTGTGGTCAATTCTGGCAATGGTATTGATTTTAACTTCTGAAGCAGAGCCCTGAATAACAAATTTATCAGCTGCTTTTCTGTACTTCAAAATATTTTTTTCCGCCTGATTGTTATTAGGAACAATCGTCAATAAAGTAATTGGGTTTGATGACTTCTTATCTTTTATCAGAAGTGCAAAATCTAACAGACTCGCCGCCGCCGAAGTTTTAGCCAACGGAATCAGAATATGTTCGTCAAGAATTTGGTCTCTTTCTGTATCTTCATGTGAAAATTCTTCTTCGCAGATTGCAATTTTCTTAGCGGCTTTTTCAGTAGCAAATGAAGCTACAATACACGTAATCAAGATTAAGATAATGGTTCCGTTTAAGATATTTTCGTCTAAAATTTTAGCTTTATAACCCACCAGAATTACCGCCAAAGTTGCTGCAGCGTGTGCACTGCTTAATCCAAAAATAAGCTGTCTTTCGGTTCTAGTGTATTTAAAAACAATTTGAGTAAAAAATGCTGCAATCCATTTCCCGAATATGGCCACAACACTTAAAGTTCCTGCTACAATCAAAGCTGTTGGTCCGCTCAAAATAACGCTGACATCAACTAACATTCCCACTGAAATCAAGAAGAACGGAATGAATAATGAGTTTCCAATAAACTCTATTCTATTCATCAAAGCAGAAGAATGCGGAATAAGCGGATTTAATGCCAAACCTGCTACGAAAGCTCCAATGATTGGCTCTACTCCTGCTACTTCGGCCAAAAAGGCTGCAAAGAAAACCACAGAAAGCACAAAAATATAATGGGCATGTTTTTCACTCTCTAATTTCTTGAAAAACCATTTTGCAACACGTGGAATAATTACAAACATTATGGCAGAAAAAATAGCTAAAGAAATTATTAGTTTTACCCAAAATGCTTGATTTAAATTGCCCTGAGCGCTTCCCATAATTACGGCCAGAATAATCAAAACGGCAGTATCGGTCAAAATAGTTCCTCCAACGGTAATGGCAACGGCTTGATTTTTAGCAATTCCCAATTTGCTGACAATAGGATACGCAACCAAAGTGTGAGTTGCAAACATGCTTGCTGTCAAAAAGCTAGCATTAAAATCATATTGAAGCAAATAAAAACAAACTGGAAACCCGATAGAAAGCGGCAGAATAAACGTAAAAAGACCAAAGAGTAAACTCTTATTTCTGTTGGCTTTAAACTCATTCATATCCAATTCCAATCCTGCAATAAACATGATATACAAAAGTCCAATTGTCGAAAATAAATCGACTGCAGAGTTTTTTGCCAAAATATTTAATCCGTGAGGTCCAATAATAACTCCTGAAATAATAAGCCCAATAATTCCTGGAATATTAATCTTTTTAAGTAAAATTGGTGAAAGCAGAATTATAAAAAGTATTAATGAAAAAATTAATACAGGGTTACTTAAAGGTAATTCGAATTCTTGTAATAGATGTTTGAAAAATTCTATCATATGGTAACTTTATCTTCTTGTGGCATTATAATTTGTAAAAAGACATTTTTCAGAATTCAAACAAAATCCATGAAGTATTAATATTGACGAATCGAGTATTCTTTACAACTCGTTCTTTTACAAAAATACCTAAAAATAGCTAACTTTTTACGTAAAGCGCATATTAAGGTTTTAAATTTATTTCGTTGCCGAATTATTAAATTTTAATATCTTTTTTAACAAATATGCAAGATTAACATTCAAAAAATAATCATAATTGCATTATTCGATTATCTTTGTCTTAATAAAAATTGAACAATGGAAGAATGTATCTCTGTTTTTGATATGCTTAAAATTGGCGTTGGCCCTTCAAGCTCACATACTTTAGGCCCTTGGCGTGCTGCTGAACGTTTTCTTGAAGAGCTCAAAGACGAAGCAATTTTAGACGATATTACTAGAGTAAAAGTCGACTTATATGGCTCACTTTCTTTAACTGGAAAAGGCCACGCAACAGATCTTGCCGTAATGCTCGGATTGAGCGGACAAGACCCTGAATATATTCCTGTTGAAGATATTGCAGGAATTATTAAAAAAATCGAAACTACAAACGAAATCAATTTGGGTAACCAAAAAGTGATTCCGTTCTTTTTTCTTCAAGACATTGTTTTCAACAAAGACTTTCTTCCGTTTCATGCCAACGGATTAAAATTTACAGCTTACAAATCTGATGACTCTGAATATGAATCAACTTTTTATTCTATCGGAGGCGGGTTTGTTGTAAAAGAAGAGCGTACCAATGCTAAAGAAAAGAAAGCAATAAAATGTGCGTTTCCTTACCCAATTCAAAACGCAGCTGAATTATTGAATTATACAATTACTGAAAACAAAACAATTTCTGAAATTGTATATCAAAATGAAATTTCGATGCGTCCAGAAGCCGAAGTGCATTCTGAACTAATGCGTATTTGGAATACTATGCTGGAATGCATGTACATAGGCTGTCACTCGGAAGGTATTCTTCCTGGTGGACTTCATGTAAGAAGAAGAGCTTTTGACATGCATCAAAACCTAATCGGATTATCGAATTATACCGACCCGCAAAGCTGGTTGGAAGAAATTAGAAAAACCGAAGTTAAATTTCGCCAAATTTTAAAATGGGTTAGCTGTTTTGCGCTTGCCGTAAATGAAGTAAATGCTTCTTTAGGACGTGTTGTTACAGCTCCAACAAATGGAAGTTCTGGAGTAATTCCGGCCGTTTTAATGTATTATATGGTAATTGAAAACCATAGTGCTGGCGAAAAAGAAATCAAACAATTTTTGATGGTTGCCGGCGAAATCGGTAGTATCTTCAAAAAAGGGTCTACAATTTCTGCAGCAATGGGCGGATGCCAGGCTGAGATTGGCGTTTCTTCTGCAATGGCGGCGGGAGCTTTATGCGAATTGATGGGCGGAACTCCTGCTCAGGTGCTTATGGCTGCTGAAATTGCAATGGAACATCATTTAGGTTTGACCTGTGATCCTATTGGCGGTTTAGTTCAGATTCCTTGTATCGAAAGAAATACAATGGGTGCCATTAAAGCGATAAATGCTGCTGAATTAGCTCTAGAAACTGATTCTAAAAATGCTAAAGTTCCTCTAGACAAAGTGATTAACACAATGTGGGAAACAGCAAAAGATATGAATTCAAAATATAAAGAAACTTCTGAAGGAGGTCTTGCAGTTGCCGTAAATATGGCTGATTGCTAAAATTTAAGTTGCCACGAATTCCACAAATTAGCACGAATTATTTTTATATAGATTAGTGTTAATTTGTGGAATTCGTGGCAAAAAAATATAGAAACATTCATGAAAAAACTTTACTTTCTATTTGCTTTTTGCTCTTCTTTTTTACTGCACTCTCAAGAAATATACTATATAAAATCGGACACAAGATTATTTACTTCTAAGAACAAATCATCTGATTTTCTGGGCTATTTTAAATATGGAGCATCTATAAAACTACTATCTAAAAATGAAAACGGATGGTATAAAATACAATCTGATAATTTTTCTGAAGGCTATGTTGAGGCAAAATATATTGCAGAAACACTCAATGCATCTGATATAAAAACAAAAGATAAAGAAAACCCAATCATTGAAAGTGGCGATAATTATTATGGTAGCCCTCATTTATTTGTTTTAGCTGCCGGCTTGAAAGCACGCGCAATGCCTGATAAAACTTCAAAAATCAGAGAAATTTTATTTACTGGAGATCCTGTTCCTGTAAATTATTACCCTAAAAGCCAAGATGAATGGGTGAATATCAGCGGTACATTTAGAGATGAATATAACAAATTTGTACAAAGAAAATATATTGGACAACGTCCTGATTTCGACAAATTAATTAATGAATTTGACAAACTGGATGTTTCAAAAATAAATGAAAGAAAAACACTAAGCGAACGAATTGTAGAGCTTGCCTGGAATAGTGGTTACAAAAAATTAGCACCTGCTTATCAGCGTTATTCTGCTGTTGTAAAGCAGATTAATGATGAAAAATTAATTTCGGAAACAGAACTAAATGAACTTTTAGCTAGGAAACTAGGACAACAAAAGACTTTTGATGAAATTACAGCTATCTCTAAAAAAGCAGAATTTTCACTAAAAGGAGTGAAAACCAAAACATTCAATCTTCCACTTAGCGAACTTTTAAAACTGTATAATCAGCCTTTAAAAAAGAAAACCATGGAAGACGGATGTGGCATTTATTTAAGTGATACTTTTTATTATTATTCCGATTTGGAAGTTTCTGTAGATGAAAGCAAAAATCTGGTTGAAATTGTAAAAGTTTTTTTAAATGAAAACAACAAATTTATTCTCAATTCAAAAACCATTTTTGATTATAAGCTCACTGAAAGAGACTTTATCGAAAAATATGGAACTTATATTGAAACGTCTCTAAAAACTCCACATCACTACTCATTAAATTTAGAAGATGGACAAATTCAGCTACAATTTAAAGACGGCAAACTATTTTCTGTCGAAATATTCTATTATTGCTGATTCCCCTTTTACAATTATTCAATACTTTTACATTATCAAAAAAACAATAAAATGTCAGTAGCAAAAAAAGATTATAAAAGAATCACAACAAAGTCATTAATTGAAATGA from Flavobacterium sp. KACC 22763 includes these protein-coding regions:
- a CDS encoding L-serine ammonia-lyase — protein: MEECISVFDMLKIGVGPSSSHTLGPWRAAERFLEELKDEAILDDITRVKVDLYGSLSLTGKGHATDLAVMLGLSGQDPEYIPVEDIAGIIKKIETTNEINLGNQKVIPFFFLQDIVFNKDFLPFHANGLKFTAYKSDDSEYESTFYSIGGGFVVKEERTNAKEKKAIKCAFPYPIQNAAELLNYTITENKTISEIVYQNEISMRPEAEVHSELMRIWNTMLECMYIGCHSEGILPGGLHVRRRAFDMHQNLIGLSNYTDPQSWLEEIRKTEVKFRQILKWVSCFALAVNEVNASLGRVVTAPTNGSSGVIPAVLMYYMVIENHSAGEKEIKQFLMVAGEIGSIFKKGSTISAAMGGCQAEIGVSSAMAAGALCELMGGTPAQVLMAAEIAMEHHLGLTCDPIGGLVQIPCIERNTMGAIKAINAAELALETDSKNAKVPLDKVINTMWETAKDMNSKYKETSEGGLAVAVNMADC
- a CDS encoding SH3 domain-containing protein; the encoded protein is MKKLYFLFAFCSSFLLHSQEIYYIKSDTRLFTSKNKSSDFLGYFKYGASIKLLSKNENGWYKIQSDNFSEGYVEAKYIAETLNASDIKTKDKENPIIESGDNYYGSPHLFVLAAGLKARAMPDKTSKIREILFTGDPVPVNYYPKSQDEWVNISGTFRDEYNKFVQRKYIGQRPDFDKLINEFDKLDVSKINERKTLSERIVELAWNSGYKKLAPAYQRYSAVVKQINDEKLISETELNELLARKLGQQKTFDEITAISKKAEFSLKGVKTKTFNLPLSELLKLYNQPLKKKTMEDGCGIYLSDTFYYYSDLEVSVDESKNLVEIVKVFLNENNKFILNSKTIFDYKLTERDFIEKYGTYIETSLKTPHHYSLNLEDGQIQLQFKDGKLFSVEIFYYC
- a CDS encoding glyoxalase, translating into MNHNAKSIRPFIGSKNFEISRSFYRDLGFEETVLESNFSVFKTGEIAFYLQDYYDKSWIENTMIFLEVDNVERYYQELLALNLPEKYEGAKLTPIKYLDWGSECFLHDPAGVLWHFGKFK
- a CDS encoding DUF2625 domain-containing protein; the encoded protein is MKQKLLLIVLIAITFTVSSQNKMKSTKELIDKADPGWPIVEEWIKTAKNKVEILPVDQARASETLYKTQVTTRSTMGAVIFMTGGLLIDDGWIRILGSGSSKFNRTLPDWNKGKSFNEFGETPSFLLIADDAIGGFYLLNGGGLGSDLGKIYYFSPDNLEYEPLDITYSEFLGFCFSNDLDKFYEGNRWNGWREEVSKLKGDEVFNFYPFLWTAEGTDINKSTRKIIPIQEQYNLNLDLRKQIGLGQ
- a CDS encoding cation:proton antiporter translates to MIEFFKHLLQEFELPLSNPVLIFSLILFIILLSPILLKKINIPGIIGLIISGVIIGPHGLNILAKNSAVDLFSTIGLLYIMFIAGLELDMNEFKANRNKSLLFGLFTFILPLSIGFPVCFYLLQYDFNASFLTASMFATHTLVAYPIVSKLGIAKNQAVAITVGGTILTDTAVLIILAVIMGSAQGNLNQAFWVKLIISLAIFSAIMFVIIPRVAKWFFKKLESEKHAHYIFVLSVVFFAAFLAEVAGVEPIIGAFVAGLALNPLIPHSSALMNRIEFIGNSLFIPFFLISVGMLVDVSVILSGPTALIVAGTLSVVAIFGKWIAAFFTQIVFKYTRTERQLIFGLSSAHAAATLAVILVGYKAKILDENILNGTIILILITCIVASFATEKAAKKIAICEEEFSHEDTERDQILDEHILIPLAKTSAAASLLDFALLIKDKKSSNPITLLTIVPNNNQAEKNILKYRKAADKFVIQGSASEVKINTIARIDHNPASGIARTSKEIMSDIVIVGWPRKTGFIDKIFGENVDSIINNVDKTLFICRFQKNFIEEKRLVFICPPFSERGVGFHLLLQKICRLSQELSIPIVLHAEYKTHETIQQIANNLKLNAKLGFKNVSDWEDFESISDEIKPTDLVVFNLSRKGSVSYQSIFDKLPQKFEKYFDSNNVILVYPQDDRKESAMDAYEDFTASPLAKGIEAIEQIGRGIGSILKKN
- a CDS encoding 2'-5' RNA ligase family protein — translated: MNLTEHYNQLYKTSSEIISAGKYSIDSELKNESDSRFGITLLIRPNDEIKANIQTFINELKKAEPEQYFYPDSDIHITVMSIISCSDKFTLNQISPNEYIEVICRSMVDVEKIKIHYKGITASPSAIMIQGFPSDETLNNLRNRLRENFKNSGLQQSIDSRYEISTAHSTIMRFQEKLHNPKKLIEIAEKFRDYDFGEFEVKNLELVYNDWYQRKSTTRVLGDFGLR